From Rhinoraja longicauda isolate Sanriku21f chromosome 30, sRhiLon1.1, whole genome shotgun sequence, a single genomic window includes:
- the akr7a3 gene encoding aflatoxin B1 aldehyde reductase member 3, giving the protein MLTAALSHGRAIRPQLLHRFMSSCAGMAARPRTVLGTMEFGRRADAEQSALMVKAFTARGHVELDGAFMYAEGRMEQIIGGLELGPGVKIATKVNPWDGKTLKADSVRCQFNTSLERLQRKSVEILYLHAPDHETPVAETLAACQELYQQGKFKELGLSNYTSWEVAEIYSICKHNNWILPTVYQGMYNAITRQIEVELIPCLRYLGMRFYAYNPLAGGLLTGKYQFEDKFEKQPTGRFFGNNWAEAYRNRYWKEHHFQAIDLVKKAIDETYGYGKTSLTSAALRWAYHHSKLQGDLGDGVILGISSMEQLQQNLTASEEGPLASSVVDAFNEAWKLVAHDCPNYFR; this is encoded by the exons ATGTTAACAGCTGCTCTGTCGCACGGCAGGGCTATTCGGCCGCAGCTTCTTCACCGCTTCATGTCCAGCTGCGCCGGCATGGCGGCACGGCCCCGCACCGTCCTCGGCACCATGGAGTTCGGGCGCCGCGCTGACGCCGAGCAGAGCGCGCTCATGGTGAAGGCGTTCACGGCGCGCGGGCACGTGGAGCTGGACGGCGCGTTCATGTACGCGGAGGGGCGCATGGAGCAGATCATCGGCGGCCTGGAGCTGGGCCCGGGAG TGAAGATCGCAACCAAAGTAAATCCATGGGATGGGAAGACATTGAAAGCAGACAGTGTTCGATGTCAGTTCAATACGTCGTTGGAGCGCCTTCAAAGGAAGAGTGTTGAGATCCTTTACCTCCATGCTCCAGATCACGAGACACCAGTTGCGGAAACATTGGCTGCTTGTCAAGAGCTTTACCAACAG GGCAAATTTAAGGAACTTGGCCTCTCCAACTATACTTCATGGGAGGTGGCAGAGATCTATTCGATCTGTAAACACAACAACTGGATTCTTCCCACCGTCTATCAG GGCATGTATAACGCCATAACCCGGCAAATAGAAGTGGAGCTCATCCCCTGTCTCCGTTATCTAGGGATGAGATTTTATGCTTACAATCCACTAGCAG GTGGGCTGCTGACTGGGAAATATCAGTTTGAGGACAAGTTTGAGAAACAACCCACTGGTCGCTTCTTTGGTAACAACTGGGCCGAAGCGTACAGAAACAG GTACTGGAAGGAGCATCATTTCCAAGCCATAGATTTGGTGAAGAAAGCAATAGATGAAACCTATGGGTATGGGAAGACAAGCCTGACATCAGCAGCATTACGATGGGCATATCACCATTCAAAGCTTCAG GGAGATCTTGGGGATGGTGTTATCCTTGGGATATCATCAATGGAACAGCTTCAACAGAACTTGACTGCCTCTGAGGAAGGACCACTTGCTTCATCAGTAGTCGATGCCTTCAATGAAGCTTGGAAACTTGTCGCACATGATTGCCCAAATTATTTTCGATAA
- the mrto4 gene encoding mRNA turnover protein 4 homolog, translated as MPRSRRDKRVSLTKTTKKGLQVKQSLIEELRKCVDTYTNLFVFSVQNMRNNKLKDMRCAWKHSRFFFGKNKVMVVALGKGSANEYKDGLHKVSAQLEGEVGLLFTNRTKAEVIEWFAQYSESDFARSGNKATAAITLDAGPLPQFTHSMEPQLRQLGLPTTLKKGVVTLLSDYNVCKEGASLTPEQARLLKLLGIEMATFKVTMSCLWNSKTGEFEQLAVTDDGKTKDVAMDA; from the exons ATGCCGCGATCCCGGCGGGACAAGCGGG TTTCTTTGACCAAAACAACTAAGAAGGGATTACAGGTTAAACAGAGCTTAATCGAAGAG tTACGAAAATGTGTGGACACCTACACAAACCTCTTTGTCTTTTCTGTTCAAAACATGAGAAATAACAAACTGAAGGATATGCGATGTGCCTGGAAACACAGCCG gTTCTTCTTTGGTAAAAATAAAGTGATGGTGGTGGCTCTGGGAAAAGGATCAGCAAATGAATACAAGGATGGTTTACACAAG GTCAGTGCACAATTGGAAGGTGAAGTTGGTCTCCTGTTCACTAATCGCACAAAGGCAGAGGTGATTGA GTGGTTTGCTCAGTATTCAGAGTCTGATTTTGCACGGTCTGGGAACAAAGCTACGGCGGCCATTACACTTGATGCTGGGCCACTACCACAGTTCACTCACTCCATGGAGCCACAATTACGGCAACTTGGTTTACCGACCACGCTGAAGAAAG GTGTCGTGACATTGTTGAGTGATTATAACGTATGTAAAGAAGGTGCCTCACTGACACCCGAGCAAGCACGCCTACTG AAACTCCTTGGTATTGAGATGGCCACATTCAAAGTGACAATGAGCTGTCTGTGGAACTCCAAGACTGGTGAATTTGAACAACTTGCTGTGACTGATGATGGAAAAACCAAAGATGTGGCAATGGATGCCTAG
- the emc1 gene encoding ER membrane protein complex subunit 1, whose amino-acid sequence MLGYWRSLAPVHAGILEDRAVMVVFCSVWFLLSLFEFSEAIYEDQVGKFDWRHQYVGKPRFVYFDTPTQSSKKLVVVTENNVIASFNLKTGEILWRQVDKEGPEGDVDLLLFYGQDAVAVSGGGRMLRSWDTNVGGLNWEFLLEVGSCHTGSLIGSAEGVRFIAIVKKTFISLHYLSNGHQKWIEALPESDAVHYELLYSDGGAVVYVVGMGADSHLTVIQYDINDGRIIQQLTVLTPWIQHLRHLCGIVGAGNLVCTDSDSLWILPLQSEQEPMQVVIQSLELELAEGFQGRVITTQSSPLVASAAQFFLQLSDTHYALLQLHDGTVSLLRDFPQVVLVSFAATGDKMVAAVMTSRNKTALSINLYSADYGRRLLDTAMNFNLDPNSGQPEQLYIQAFLKKDDSVGYRALLQTFDHSLIFIQQPGRIIWTRDEALAEVVTMEMVDLPLTGTQAELEGEFGKKADGPMGMFMKRISSQLSLLQAWSYQLLKMFYNARKPRDNSKNEITIENLARDEFNLQKMMVMVTASGKLFGIDSSMGTILWKQYLENVKPGSTFKLAVQRTTAHFPHPPQCTLIIKDKETGLSSLHVFNPIFGKRSQINPPVLTRPILQSLLLPIVDQDYAKVLLLIDDEHKITVFPSSRNILQQLQNLAPKVFFYLMDPVWGKLNGYSLHKDLGTEEIWEVVIPIDTQKIVIVKGKRSSEHVHSQGRVMGDRSVLYKYLNPNLLVVVTESTDTHHERTFICIYLIDGVTGRIIHESVQRKARGPVNIVHSENWVVYKYWNTKSRRNEMSVLELYEGTEQYNSTAFSSLDRPISPIIFQQSYIFPSAISLVESTITEKGITSRHLLIALHSGGILSLPKAFLDPRRPEVPSELSREENLIPYAPELPIRQEWFINYNQSVSRVRGIYTAPSGLESTCLVVVYGLDIFQTRVYPSKQFDVLKDDYDYVLISSVLLGLVFTTMITKRLAQVKLLNRAWR is encoded by the exons ATGCTGGGATACTGGAGGTCCCTGGCGCCCGTGCATGCTGGGATACTGGAGGACCGAGCAGTGATGGTGGTTTTCTGTAGCGTTtggttccttctctctctctttgagTTTTCAGAGGCGATTTATGAAGATCAGGTCGGGAAGTTCGACTG GAGACATCAATATGTTGGGAAACCCCGATTTGTATATTTTGATACACCTACGCAGAGCTCAAAGAAGCTTGTGGTTGTAACGGAGAATAATGTGATCGCTTCTTTCAACTTGAAGACTGGGGAGATCC TCTGGCGTCAGGTGGATAAAGAAGGTCCCGAGGGGGATGTGGATCTGTTGTTATTTTATGGGCAGG ATGCAGTGGCCGTGTCGGGAGGAGGGCGAATGTTACGCTCATGGGATACGAACGTTGGTGGTTTGAACTGGGAATTTCTGTTGGAAGTTGGCAG TTGTCACACTGGTTCCCTCATTGGCTCCGCGGAAGGAGTCAGATTCATTGCCATTGTGAAGAAAACATTCATTTCCCTCCATTATCTCTCAAATGGACATCAAAAATGGATCGAAGCTCTACCAGAGAG CGATGCGGTCCATTATGAGCTGCTTTACTCGGACGGAGGAGCTGTGGTGTACGTGGTGGGCATGGGCGCCGATTCTCATCTCACCGTAATTCAGTACGACATTAACGATGGAAGGATCATTCAACAG CTGACTGTATTAACTCCTTGGATTCAACATTTGCGTCACCTTTGTGGAATTGTTGGGGCTGGAAACCTAGTATGCACAGACTCTGATTCACTCTGGATCTTGCCTTTGCAATCTGAGCAAGAGCCGATGCAGGTTGTTATACAG TCTCTGGAGCTGGAACTAGCTGAGGGGTTTCAGGGAAGGGTTATAACAACACAGTCGTCACCCCTGGTGGCATCGGCTGCTCAATTCTTCCTTCAGTTGTCGGACACCCACTATGCATTATTACAGCTGCACGATGGCACAGTCAGCCTGCTACGTGACTTTCCACAG GTTGTGCTCGTATCCTTTGCTGCAACTGGTGACAAGATGGTGGCAGCTGTCATGACATCTAGGAACAAAACA GCTTTAAGTATTAATCTGTACTCTGCAGATTATGGCAGGCGATTGTTAGACACAGCCATGAACTTTAACTTGGATCCAAATAGTGGACAACCAGAACAG CTCTATATTCAGGCTTTCCTGAAGAAAGACGATTCTGTTGGGTATCGTGCTCTGTTGCAGACCTTTGATCATTCATTAATCTTCATCCAACAACCAG GTCGAATTATTTGGACCCGAGACGAGGCATTAGCAGAAGTTGTTACCATGGAGATGGTGGATTTGCCTCTAACAGGAACACAGGCTGAGCTGGAGGGTGAATTTGGAAAGAAAGCAG ATGGTCCGATGGGAATGTTTATGAAACGAATATCCTCGCAGCTGAGTCTGCTACAAGCATGGAGCTACCAGCTCCTCAAAATGTTTTACAATGCACGCAAACCTCGAGATAATTCCAAGAATGAAATAACGATCGAAAACCTGGCCCGAGATGAGTTTAACCTGCAGAAGATGATGGTGATGGTAACAGCATCTGGAAAG cTCTTTGGGATTGACAGTAGCATGGGAACCATTTTGTGGAAGCAATATTTAGAGAATGTGAAACCAGGCTCCACTTTCAAACTGGCAGTGCAGCGAACGACGGCTCATTTCCCTCACCCACCACAGTGCACCCTAATCATTAAGGACAAG GAAACCGGACTGAGTTCTCTTCATGTCTTCAATCCAATCTTTGGAAAACGGAGTCAAATCAATCCTCCAGTTTTGACCCGCCCTATTCTTCAGTCTTTGCTGCTTCCAATTGTTGACCAGGATTATGCTAAAGTTCTGCTTCTCATCGACGACGAGCATAAG ATAACGGTCTTTCCCTCCAGCAGAAATATCCTGCAACAGCTGCAGAACTTGGCCCCCAAAGTTTTTTTCTACTTGATGGACCCTGTTTGGGGAAAGTTGAATGGATACAGTCTGCACAAG GATCTTGGCACGGAAGAAATTTGGGAAGTGGTGATTCCAATAGACACACAAAAAATAGTGATTGTGAAGGGAAAACGGTCGAGCGAGCACGTGCACTCACAAGGCCGGGTTATGGGAGATCGGAGTGTCCTCTATAAG TATCTGAATCCAAATTTGTTGGTGGTGGTGACTGAGAGCACAGATACACACCATGAACGCACCTTCATTTGCATCTACCTTATTGATGGAGTGACTGGTCGAATTATTCACGAGTCTGTGCAGCGGAAAGCAAGGGGGCCCGTTAATATTGTGCATTCGGAGAACTGGGTGGTG TACAAGTACTGGAACACGAAATCCCGAAGGAATGAGATGAGTGTTCTGGAGCTATATGAGGGAACAGAGCAATACAACAGCACGGCATTCAGCTCACTGGACCGTCCTATCTCTCCCATCATCTTTCAGCAGTCCTATATATTTCCGTCCGCCATCAGTCTGGTGGAATCCACAATCACAGAGAAAGGGATCACCAGCCGCCACCTGCTGA TTGCATTGCACTCTGGAGGAATTCTTTCTTTACCGAAAGCCTTTTTGGATCCTCGTCGCCCGGAAGTTCCTTCTGAGCTAAGCCG AGAGGAAAATTTAATTCCTTATGCTCCAGAACTACCAATCCGACAAGAATGGTTCATCAACTATAATCAGTCTGTTTCCAGAGTACGGGGGATATACACAGCTCCATCTGGTCTGGAGTCCACTTGCCTT